From Nicotiana tabacum cultivar K326 chromosome 22, ASM71507v2, whole genome shotgun sequence, one genomic window encodes:
- the LOC142176317 gene encoding uncharacterized protein LOC142176317 — protein sequence MNSELQRKHQDMDPTAIIEHLKKMFGTQSRTARYQLSKALFGSKLTGNSPVGPYVNHMIDLIEELEKLGCKLGKELSQDLILQSLSESFSQFVINFNMNKMDCDLHEMLNMLIDYENQLASEKKKGTFMLVGNSSKKKSKGKIKPKKKPTAPKGGVTKPKGKESKADQSDAVCFHCEKIGHWKRNCQEYLATLKDKKQDTGT from the exons atgaaTTCTGAACTACAGAGGAAACATCAGGATATGGATCCAACTGCAATCATTGAACATCTTAAGAAGATGTTTGGTACACAAAGCAGGACAGCTAGATACCAGTTATCTAAGGCTTTATTTGGATCCAAATTGACTGGAAACTCTCCAGTTGGACCCTATGTCAATCATATGATTGATCTCATTGAAGAACTTGAGAAGTTGGGGTGCAAACTGGGAAAAGAGCTTTctcaagatttgatcttgcagtcaCTATCAGAATCCTTTTCACAATTTGTTATTAATTTCAATATGAATAAAATGGATTGTGATCTTCATGAGATGCTTAACATGCTGATTGATTATGAGAATCAACTTGCATCCGAGAAGAAGAAAGGAACTTTCATGTTGGTTGGAAATTCTTCTAAAAAGAAGAGTAAGGGTAAAATTAAACCCAAGAAAAAGCCTACTGCACCCAAGGGTGGTGTGACCAAACCCAAAGGCAAAGAAAGCAAAGCTGACCAATCTGATGCTGTATGTTTCCATTGTGAGAAAATAGgacattggaagagaaactgccAGGAGTATCTTGCAACTTTAAAGGATAAGAAACAAG atactggtacataa